The Winogradskyella schleiferi genome contains the following window.
AACGGATAGTTTAGGGGCTTTGGAAGCCAATATTTTCTTATCACCATTGACCAAACGTGCTTTGAGGACCGAACTACAAGCAGTTACAAAATCCAACAATTTTACAGGTCCAAATTTGGCATTGACCTATAGCAACAGAAACCTTTTTAAAGGTGGTGAAACGCTTAACCTTAGTACTAATGTTGGTTACGAAACACAATTTGGAAGTGGAGAAAACGCAGGATTGAGCAGCTTGGAAGTAGGACTGAAAGGCGAACTCATTTTTCCAAGGGTAATTTCGCCTTTTAATATCAACGACGATTTTTTCGAGTATTCCATTCCCAAGACCAAGACCAGTTTGGGCGTTACATTCTTAAACCGAAGCAAATTATATTCCCTACTTTCCGGAAATGCGCTATTTGGCTATGTATGGAATGCCAATCGTTACATCACTTATGAGCTCAACCCGATCTCAGTTAACTATACAAGCTTATCGAATACAACTGAAGAGTTTCAGGAAATTTTAGATGACAATCCCTTTTTACAACGCAGTTTTGACCAACAGTTTATTTCAGGATTGACATTTTCATTCACATATAATGGCATGGTCGATGCCAAAGATCCTAACCAGTTTTATGTAAATTCCACCTTAGATGTCGCTGGAAACTCAATTAGTCTTTTCGGACAAGAAAAAAACGCAGGAGAACCCAAGGAGTTTTTAGGTTTAGAATATGCCCAATATGCCAAAGCGGATATTGATGCCAGATTTCATCTAAATTTCGGAAAAAACAGAGAACAAACTATAGCGACAAGACTATTTGCTGGTTACGGGTTAGCTTATGGTAATTCTGATGTGATTCCGTTTGTAAAGCAATATTTTTCTGGAGGACCCTATAGCGTGAGAGCTTTTAGGATTCGTTCATTGGGACCAGGAACTTACGATGAGGATGCCGATCCAGATAGTGATGGAACGTTCTTTGACCAAACTGGAAACATACGACTAGAAGCCAATATAGAATACCGTTTTCCTATTTTTTCGTTTTTTAAGGGTGCTGTTTTTGCTGACGCAGGAAATGTTTGGAACTCCGTAGCAAATCCGACTTTTGAGGATGAAGATGGTACTGCACCAGATAAATTTACATCCAATTTTATAAACGAATTAGGGATGGGAGCAGGTTTTGGATTACGAGTAGATGTGCAAGGTTTCGTTATTCGGTTTGATTTGGCCGCACCTTTTCATGACCCATCATTGCCGGAAGGACAACGTTGGGATTTTAAAGCTGATGAACCTGTGCTGAACTTTGCCATTGGATATTCGTTTTAATATCGCCTGTATGGTTGAGCATTGGTTGAAATATAACATATTTTATTGAAAGCACCTTGCAAGGCAAGTCAACAGCTAATTATGCAACAAACTTTTCAAATAGACTAACTCTTTTATTTTGATTGAATTTAATACCTTTATTGAAATCAAAATTTAAAAAATAGACACTAATTATACATGACAGATAAAGAAAAATACATGCAAGAAGCAGTCAATGCTGCACTAAAAGGATTGAATAATAACGAAGGTGGTCCATTTGGCTGTGTGATTGTAAAGGACGGAGAAATTGTAGGACGAGGCAACAACAAGGTCACTTCAACCAACGATCCCACTGCACATGGTGAGGTCATGGCAATCCGCGAT
Protein-coding sequences here:
- the tamL gene encoding translocation and assembly module lipoprotein TamL translates to MNLKTKYITIISIIGLFLYSCSIRKYIPENERLYTGATIEIDADSTVQNLEDLKSELETVLRPEPNSKFLGVRPGLYFYYKNQKEKPGFINRWLFKQVGEKPVYQSDVETFEVEEILRNRLENNGFFYSTASSSFEEKEIEASATYNLKVPKPYTMASFQLDSMPLPIENDVKQVTNNAAFQETKRFDLSNMKLERQRIDSELKKKGYYNFNPDFFIFQADTNQYNNKRFDLFLKLKAEVPKKALVPYIIKQVNIYPNHDLQDSTRATPERFNEKNYIQDSLFFKPKYLDKFITLEEEEFYNPQTSKNTARRLSTIGAYKYVNIQYKEIDSALTDSLGALEANIFLSPLTKRALRTELQAVTKSNNFTGPNLALTYSNRNLFKGGETLNLSTNVGYETQFGSGENAGLSSLEVGLKGELIFPRVISPFNINDDFFEYSIPKTKTSLGVTFLNRSKLYSLLSGNALFGYVWNANRYITYELNPISVNYTSLSNTTEEFQEILDDNPFLQRSFDQQFISGLTFSFTYNGMVDAKDPNQFYVNSTLDVAGNSISLFGQEKNAGEPKEFLGLEYAQYAKADIDARFHLNFGKNREQTIATRLFAGYGLAYGNSDVIPFVKQYFSGGPYSVRAFRIRSLGPGTYDEDADPDSDGTFFDQTGNIRLEANIEYRFPIFSFFKGAVFADAGNVWNSVANPTFEDEDGTAPDKFTSNFINELGMGAGFGLRVDVQGFVIRFDLAAPFHDPSLPEGQRWDFKADEPVLNFAIGYSF